In a genomic window of Infirmifilum sp. NZ:
- a CDS encoding FAD-dependent oxidoreductase codes for MSEKANVVVVGGGPAGMTAASRVKRFRPDWRVVVFERSRYVSYAPCGIPYFLGGLAKSIEELVHYPVRVFTEERGIEVHTEAEVVEAGEGYVRARFKDGTERTYEWDKLLIATGARPRIPRIPGTELKGVLTLRTLESAEEAKRTLSQAERVAVVGAGYIGLELADNLVRIGKKVILIELLPHVMPTLDYDMTALVENELVRNGVELHLNETVKEATGNGKVEKIVTDKGEYRVDAVFFATGVAPETALAEMLGVKKGITGAVSVDASMSTNKEGVYAAGDVAETVNLVTGKPDWFPLAPVANKMGYVAGASLAGFKETFPGAVGTAITKVFGLEVGRTGLTEERAVKEGFKPVSATITANTRASYYPGSTRMTVKLIADGSTGQLLGAQVVGADGVLARINALSVLVAKRATVREAFFSDLAYAPPFAPVWDPVIVAARVLLGKLAQS; via the coding sequence ATGTCCGAGAAAGCCAATGTAGTAGTAGTGGGTGGCGGTCCTGCAGGCATGACTGCCGCCTCAAGGGTGAAGAGGTTCAGGCCCGACTGGAGGGTTGTTGTCTTCGAGAGGAGCAGGTATGTGAGCTACGCTCCATGCGGTATTCCGTACTTTCTCGGGGGACTCGCCAAGAGCATCGAGGAGCTAGTTCACTACCCTGTGAGAGTCTTCACCGAGGAGAGGGGCATCGAAGTTCACACCGAAGCGGAAGTCGTGGAGGCGGGCGAGGGATATGTTAGAGCCCGCTTCAAGGACGGAACCGAGAGAACCTACGAGTGGGATAAGCTCCTAATTGCTACTGGAGCGCGGCCTAGGATACCACGGATTCCCGGGACCGAGCTGAAGGGTGTTCTAACTCTTAGAACCCTCGAAAGCGCCGAGGAGGCTAAACGTACATTGTCTCAAGCTGAAAGAGTCGCGGTCGTTGGTGCTGGATACATCGGCTTAGAGCTAGCTGACAACCTCGTGAGAATCGGCAAGAAGGTTATCTTGATCGAGCTTCTACCCCACGTTATGCCTACCCTCGACTACGACATGACTGCGCTGGTTGAGAATGAGCTTGTGAGAAACGGTGTAGAGCTCCACCTTAATGAAACGGTAAAGGAGGCGACCGGCAACGGGAAAGTTGAGAAGATAGTTACCGATAAAGGCGAGTACAGAGTCGACGCCGTCTTCTTCGCCACAGGTGTTGCTCCCGAAACAGCGCTGGCAGAGATGCTTGGGGTGAAGAAGGGCATCACAGGCGCCGTGAGCGTGGACGCCTCGATGTCCACAAACAAGGAGGGTGTTTACGCCGCTGGGGACGTTGCCGAGACGGTAAACCTCGTAACAGGGAAGCCTGATTGGTTTCCGCTAGCCCCCGTTGCGAACAAGATGGGTTACGTTGCGGGCGCATCGCTGGCCGGGTTTAAAGAGACCTTTCCGGGGGCAGTGGGAACTGCGATTACAAAGGTCTTCGGACTCGAAGTGGGGAGAACAGGGTTAACCGAGGAGCGGGCCGTAAAAGAGGGCTTTAAACCAGTGTCCGCGACAATAACAGCTAACACGAGAGCCAGTTACTATCCCGGCTCAACTCGAATGACCGTCAAGCTCATAGCAGACGGCTCAACGGGCCAGCTCCTGGGAGCGCAGGTAGTAGGAGCAGATGGTGTCCTAGCGAGGATAAACGCGCTTTCCGTGCTAGTCGCGAAGAGGGCGACGGTCAGGGAGGCGTTCTTCAGCGATCTCGCATATGCTCCTCCCTTCGCCCCAGTCTGGGACCCCGTCATCGTGGCTGCTCGAGTTCTTCTCGGAAAGCTTGCGCAGAGCTAA
- a CDS encoding 5'/3'-nucleotidase SurE, translating into MKLSLLIANDDGISTGLRALADAAAERGHDVFIATTSNHSSGASKSISFKARYRLTRLFDKYDALVADSTPATAVGIALDSLGRKFDFVVSGVNSGPNIGLWDVLSSGTVGAVLEGVTRGYKGIAVSLVARDWSEYQSLGCEAYYTAARLAINLLELLADEPWEASLLNLNVPTWTLRGVKVATLETAPQSEVYSCREGLCDMSRWTLESAYRCATPNSDVCLIKQGFATLTPLTFAATGPMDWLVKKLGKTGSCF; encoded by the coding sequence GTGAAGCTCAGCCTACTGATCGCAAACGATGACGGCATCAGCACTGGTCTAAGGGCACTTGCCGACGCGGCTGCCGAAAGAGGCCACGACGTGTTTATCGCGACGACAAGCAACCACTCTAGCGGAGCCAGTAAATCTATCTCCTTTAAAGCTAGGTACAGGCTCACCAGGCTCTTCGACAAGTACGATGCCCTGGTTGCGGACTCGACTCCGGCAACAGCTGTCGGCATAGCCCTTGACTCTCTCGGCAGGAAATTCGATTTCGTGGTTAGCGGCGTGAACAGCGGCCCCAACATCGGCTTGTGGGATGTCCTATCCTCAGGAACCGTGGGGGCTGTGCTAGAGGGGGTTACACGTGGTTACAAGGGGATCGCTGTTTCGCTAGTTGCTAGGGACTGGTCTGAGTACCAGAGCCTAGGGTGTGAGGCCTACTATACTGCTGCAAGGTTAGCCATCAATTTACTCGAGCTTCTCGCCGATGAACCATGGGAAGCCTCACTGCTTAACTTGAATGTCCCAACGTGGACTCTAAGAGGAGTTAAAGTCGCGACACTTGAAACCGCTCCCCAATCCGAGGTGTATAGTTGTCGGGAAGGGCTCTGTGATATGAGCAGGTGGACGTTGGAGAGCGCCTATAGGTGCGCTACACCGAACAGCGACGTATGCCTTATCAAACAGGGTTTTGCCACGTTGACCCCTCTTACCTTCGCTGCGACAGGCCCGATGGACTGGCTTGTGAAAAAGCTGGGAAAAACGGGAAGTTGCTTTTAG
- a CDS encoding endonuclease III domain-containing protein, producing the protein MHESYELGDLILRRLGRELRISSDEFAALKAAQEKNPFKVLIATILSQNTTEKNTFRALQRLEEEVGVSPLTLSKVDVEELARVISPAGLQQQKAEAIVSLSKLLVENYGGSLERMLQKGEEEVREELSKIKGIGDKTIDVLLANTGFPVVPVDTHVKRVARRLGLTRSNAYSRIKIDLHKVFRPERRLEAHLLLIKLGREICKARNPRCEVCPLRDICEYAKAKR; encoded by the coding sequence GTGCATGAAAGCTACGAGTTAGGTGACCTTATACTCCGCAGGCTCGGCAGAGAACTTAGGATAAGCAGTGATGAGTTTGCCGCTCTCAAAGCCGCTCAAGAGAAGAACCCCTTCAAGGTGCTCATAGCTACGATACTATCCCAGAACACAACGGAGAAGAACACCTTTAGAGCTCTTCAAAGACTCGAGGAAGAGGTTGGGGTCAGCCCTCTTACACTCTCTAAGGTTGACGTCGAGGAACTTGCCCGAGTGATATCCCCTGCGGGCCTCCAGCAGCAGAAGGCTGAGGCGATCGTCTCGCTCTCAAAGCTCTTGGTCGAAAACTACGGAGGGAGTCTTGAGCGCATGCTGCAGAAGGGTGAGGAGGAGGTGAGGGAAGAGCTAAGCAAGATAAAGGGCATCGGAGATAAAACCATAGATGTTCTTCTGGCTAATACTGGCTTCCCAGTAGTCCCTGTCGACACACACGTTAAGAGGGTAGCGCGGAGGCTGGGGCTTACGCGGTCAAACGCGTACTCTCGAATAAAGATAGACCTACACAAGGTCTTTAGGCCTGAAAGGAGGCTGGAGGCGCACCTGCTTTTAATCAAATTGGGGCGAGAAATCTGCAAAGCTAGAAACCCCAGGTGCGAGGTGTGCCCTCTCAGAGATATTTGCGAGTACGCTAAAGCTAAACGATAG
- the dcd gene encoding dCTP deaminase, which yields MMLSGAEIRRLIKEGKLVIEPFSEEIVRENGVDLRIGEEVAVLLNNPEPLDPDRLKEVNISDYYKVFKADTFVLQPYMKVLVTTLEYVKMPEDVAGLIGVRSTFARLGVSIPPTLIDAGFEGELTIEIHGGAFPIVLKKGMRFAHVAFYRIEGPPVVYKGKYQGQRGVTLPK from the coding sequence ATCATGCTCTCGGGAGCCGAGATCAGGCGTCTGATAAAAGAGGGTAAGCTTGTCATCGAGCCTTTTTCAGAAGAGATCGTGCGGGAGAACGGCGTCGACCTTAGGATAGGTGAGGAGGTTGCAGTCCTGCTGAATAATCCAGAGCCTCTCGACCCTGACAGGCTTAAAGAGGTCAATATCTCGGACTACTACAAGGTCTTTAAGGCTGACACATTCGTTTTACAGCCATACATGAAAGTCCTCGTCACAACCCTCGAGTACGTTAAAATGCCTGAAGACGTGGCTGGGCTTATCGGCGTTCGCAGCACTTTCGCGAGACTCGGCGTCTCGATACCCCCGACGCTTATAGACGCTGGATTTGAGGGAGAACTCACGATAGAGATCCACGGCGGGGCGTTCCCTATAGTCCTCAAGAAGGGAATGAGGTTCGCGCACGTTGCCTTTTACAGGATAGAGGGGCCTCCCGTGGTTTACAAGGGTAAGTACCAGGGACAGCGCGGTGTAACGCTTCCTAAGTAG
- a CDS encoding DUF429 domain-containing protein produces the protein MDLSSSEKKPTYVALLDENLTAKVFGLSTDEEIREALSSARPMYTGIDAPLSLPSKSGIRGCEKVLISLGIRFFPPTMPSMLSLTLRGMRLRSLLEEAGLSILEVYPGGSQDVLCLPRSKRSLTGLERGLRALGVKLPIGRLTGDALDAVTAAYTAFLYWRGDYLRLASEDCSLVLPIPRCLPRIPTRRH, from the coding sequence GTGGACCTCTCCTCTTCGGAGAAGAAGCCCACCTATGTGGCTTTACTCGACGAGAACCTTACAGCCAAAGTTTTTGGGCTGTCAACAGACGAGGAGATACGTGAAGCTCTTTCTAGCGCGAGGCCGATGTATACGGGCATTGATGCACCACTAAGCCTGCCATCCAAGAGCGGGATCCGTGGATGCGAGAAAGTACTAATCTCCCTCGGCATCAGGTTCTTCCCTCCAACAATGCCTTCCATGCTGAGCCTGACACTCCGAGGGATGAGGCTTCGCTCGCTACTGGAGGAAGCTGGCCTCAGCATTCTTGAGGTTTATCCAGGTGGTAGCCAGGATGTCCTTTGCCTCCCTAGGAGCAAGAGGTCTCTAACCGGTCTAGAGCGCGGTCTAAGAGCACTTGGGGTAAAGCTCCCAATTGGAAGGTTAACCGGTGATGCACTCGACGCTGTTACAGCTGCCTACACGGCCTTCCTGTACTGGAGGGGGGACTACCTGAGGCTAGCTTCCGAGGACTGCTCGCTTGTTCTCCCTATTCCGAGGTGCCTGCCGCGAATTCCCACTCGTCGACATTAG
- a CDS encoding DUF72 domain-containing protein, whose amino-acid sequence MLFARVYIGTSGWDYEDWIGPFYSRETGLFSQYARVFNTAEVNSTFYALPTSRFLENLFRVSPRNFVFSLKMYKGITHKKLLNPKLAEQELELFFKSLEPVRTTGKLGAILIQLPPRGVEEIPWFRDFLEALPKGYRYAVEFRDTSWLREETYRTLSDLGIAYTIVDEPLLPPEIVVTSDFSYVRWHGRGERPWYYYHYTIEELREWVPRLQKLAENTRLLLGYFNNHFRGFAPHNALQMLALLGMLDRERREMLERMDKYFSSAPRNELERAQRAVASGDLETILKVLAGEKRFARGLEIDDREVAFEVLGDSVKGRVKNYVIDIDIKGKRIYHDCEDWKKQVESKRFCKHMVKLFLKMPREVAVKLLVDIVSNVDEWEFAAGTSE is encoded by the coding sequence ATGCTGTTCGCGAGAGTGTACATTGGAACCTCGGGTTGGGACTACGAAGATTGGATAGGTCCCTTCTACAGCCGGGAGACAGGGCTCTTCAGCCAGTACGCTAGGGTCTTTAACACCGCTGAAGTTAACTCTACTTTTTACGCGCTCCCAACGAGCAGGTTCCTGGAAAATCTCTTTCGAGTGTCTCCAAGGAACTTCGTTTTTTCGCTAAAAATGTACAAGGGGATCACGCATAAAAAGCTTCTCAACCCCAAGCTTGCAGAGCAGGAGCTGGAGCTCTTCTTCAAGTCCCTAGAGCCTGTTCGAACTACGGGGAAGCTAGGAGCGATCCTGATACAGCTCCCCCCAAGAGGGGTGGAAGAGATCCCCTGGTTCCGCGACTTCCTAGAAGCGTTGCCCAAAGGCTACCGCTATGCTGTCGAGTTCCGGGACACCAGCTGGCTCAGGGAGGAGACTTACAGGACTCTATCGGACCTTGGCATCGCCTACACTATAGTAGATGAGCCGCTGTTACCTCCAGAAATCGTGGTAACATCGGACTTCTCCTACGTGAGGTGGCACGGCCGCGGTGAAAGACCATGGTACTACTACCACTACACGATTGAGGAGCTGAGGGAATGGGTGCCCAGGCTTCAGAAGCTTGCTGAAAACACTAGGTTGCTGCTCGGGTACTTCAATAACCACTTCAGGGGGTTCGCGCCCCACAACGCCCTGCAGATGCTGGCCCTGCTCGGCATGCTGGATAGGGAGAGGAGAGAGATGCTCGAGCGCATGGATAAGTACTTCTCCTCAGCGCCTAGAAATGAACTTGAGAGGGCTCAGAGGGCTGTTGCTTCAGGAGACCTAGAGACAATCCTCAAGGTGTTAGCCGGCGAGAAGAGGTTTGCCAGAGGCCTTGAAATCGACGACCGCGAGGTTGCGTTTGAGGTGCTCGGGGACAGCGTGAAGGGCAGGGTGAAGAACTATGTCATAGACATCGACATCAAGGGCAAGCGGATCTACCATGACTGCGAAGACTGGAAGAAGCAGGTGGAAAGCAAGAGGTTTTGCAAACACATGGTGAAGCTCTTCCTGAAAATGCCGCGAGAAGTAGCAGTAAAGCTCCTAGTGGACATAGTCTCTAATGTCGACGAGTGGGAATTCGCGGCAGGCACCTCGGAATAG
- a CDS encoding GTP-binding protein has product MAYPEEDETGPVEYKSVLTKVDDERLERLASQMKYRLFEGGGEAIYVLGLNDDGTVRGLSEEEEKETIKNLADAASRIGASIRILDRRTISGRSLLRVLVRLSREENPPAQVNIVVLGNVDAGKSTTVGTLCTGVLDDGRGSNMRRVARFSHEIITGRTSSVAVRILGFDMHGRPVNWNLPNPLDEAQIYLSAKKVVSLVDVGGHERYLRTALRGVMSKYPDYAMLVVASNTGLQVMGREHLGICAALHIPVFVVFTKVDIVSPEVERQYLEETCEILRRLDKKPVVVKSLKEVYDIAPLMPSGRVIPIFRLSNTTGAGLELLTEFINILPPRKRWVELERKPLLAYVTDIYNVRGVGTVIAVAIERGIVRENAFYYLGPTRDGKWRRTRVKSIHVNRVPSSMARAGEEATLAITDFTAEEVEKGLALSETPLHASRAIVADVLILRHPTTIKVGYQTVLHIHSIRTPVEFTWMEVEPMRTGDSGLVKLRFMAKAWYVEEGERFILRDSRTRAIGTVLKAE; this is encoded by the coding sequence GTGGCGTACCCCGAGGAGGACGAGACCGGTCCAGTTGAGTACAAGTCGGTGCTGACCAAAGTAGATGACGAGAGGCTGGAGAGACTCGCATCGCAGATGAAGTACCGGCTCTTCGAGGGGGGCGGTGAGGCGATCTACGTTCTGGGGCTAAACGACGACGGCACGGTTCGAGGCCTCTCAGAGGAGGAGGAAAAGGAAACGATAAAGAACCTCGCTGACGCCGCTAGCCGGATAGGCGCTAGCATAAGGATACTTGACAGGAGGACAATATCCGGTAGGTCGCTACTCAGAGTGCTGGTGAGGCTCTCGCGCGAGGAGAACCCTCCAGCTCAGGTGAATATAGTCGTCTTGGGGAACGTTGACGCTGGTAAGAGTACGACCGTGGGCACTCTCTGTACAGGTGTTCTCGACGACGGCAGGGGGAGCAACATGCGCAGGGTTGCAAGGTTTTCTCACGAGATTATCACTGGGAGGACCTCCTCCGTCGCCGTCAGGATACTGGGATTCGACATGCACGGGAGGCCTGTCAACTGGAACCTCCCAAATCCGCTCGACGAGGCCCAAATCTATCTCTCGGCGAAAAAAGTCGTATCGCTGGTCGACGTGGGGGGTCATGAAAGGTACTTGAGGACGGCCCTACGAGGCGTGATGTCTAAGTACCCTGACTATGCTATGCTCGTTGTCGCTAGTAACACTGGCTTGCAGGTGATGGGCCGTGAGCACTTGGGAATATGCGCAGCTCTCCATATACCGGTTTTCGTGGTGTTTACTAAAGTAGACATTGTTAGCCCTGAGGTGGAGAGACAGTACCTAGAGGAAACCTGTGAGATTCTGAGGAGGCTTGACAAGAAGCCTGTTGTCGTTAAGAGCTTGAAGGAAGTTTACGACATCGCCCCCCTGATGCCCTCAGGCCGCGTTATCCCCATCTTCAGGCTCTCAAACACCACAGGCGCCGGCTTGGAGCTCCTCACCGAGTTCATCAACATCCTGCCACCCAGGAAGAGGTGGGTAGAGCTGGAGAGAAAGCCCCTCCTCGCCTACGTCACCGACATCTACAACGTGAGAGGCGTCGGAACCGTAATAGCCGTTGCCATCGAGAGAGGCATAGTCCGCGAGAACGCCTTCTACTACCTTGGACCGACGCGCGACGGCAAGTGGAGGAGAACCAGGGTTAAGTCTATCCACGTAAACCGCGTACCCTCATCGATGGCCAGAGCTGGCGAGGAGGCAACGCTAGCCATAACGGACTTCACAGCTGAGGAAGTCGAGAAGGGCCTCGCCCTCTCGGAGACCCCTCTCCACGCGTCGAGAGCGATCGTTGCCGATGTGCTCATACTTAGGCACCCGACCACGATCAAGGTAGGGTACCAGACCGTTCTGCACATCCACTCTATTAGAACACCTGTCGAATTCACGTGGATGGAGGTTGAACCCATGCGGACTGGAGACTCTGGGCTGGTGAAACTAAGGTTCATGGCAAAGGCGTGGTACGTCGAGGAGGGTGAGAGGTTCATACTCAGAGACTCGAGGACTAGGGCGATAGGCACGGTGCTTAAAGCTGAGTGA
- the ppa gene encoding inorganic diphosphatase: protein MKTLPPGKNPPEDIYVVIEIPMHSNVKYEVDKETGAVFVDRVLFTSMVYPFNYGFIPSTLEEDGDPVDVVLLSFDAFVPGSVVRARPVALLEMEDEAGPDSKVVAVPHEKIDNRFSKIRDVDDIDEGVKSRVKHFFEHYKELEPGKWVKVKAWHGREKALQAISKAVERYRSRG, encoded by the coding sequence ATGAAGACGCTACCTCCCGGTAAAAACCCTCCTGAAGACATCTACGTGGTGATTGAGATTCCGATGCACAGCAATGTCAAGTACGAGGTCGACAAGGAGACAGGGGCCGTTTTCGTGGACAGGGTTCTGTTCACGTCAATGGTGTACCCGTTTAACTACGGGTTCATACCTTCCACGCTTGAGGAAGACGGGGACCCTGTGGACGTCGTTCTCTTAAGCTTCGATGCATTCGTGCCGGGAAGCGTTGTCCGAGCCAGGCCTGTTGCTTTGCTCGAAATGGAGGATGAGGCAGGGCCAGATAGCAAGGTTGTGGCGGTGCCGCACGAGAAGATAGATAACAGGTTCAGCAAGATAAGGGACGTTGACGACATAGACGAGGGGGTCAAGAGCAGGGTTAAGCACTTCTTCGAGCACTACAAGGAGTTAGAGCCCGGGAAGTGGGTAAAAGTCAAAGCCTGGCATGGACGGGAAAAAGCACTCCAAGCTATAAGTAAGGCCGTTGAACGCTACCGGAGTAGAGGGTGA
- a CDS encoding alpha-amylase, with product MVFVFEVHQPYRVARNIPWKLTEAAVARGRLDLDELEDIYFDQGLNREVLERVAKRCYLPANSVILQQIDHFKDHGKKFKVAYSISGVLLEQAERWFPDLLDSFKQLADTGLVEFLDQTYFHSLSFLVSEEEFIDQLKMHSEKIRAYFGVTPTSVENTEFIYNNYIGRVFDRLGYKAVLTEGVERVLMWRSPNYVYRAKGAGIRVLMRNYRLSDDIGFRFASRWWSEYPLTADKYSAWLAATPGDVIVIAIDYETFGEHFPAETGIFEFLRWLPGEVLKWDHLQFSTPSEVAEKVPPRDEIDVPEGQTISWADLERDLSAWLGNFMQDYAFERHSNLWLQIKALRGERLLRLWRLLSTSDHFYYMSTKGGGPGDVHSYFSPFETPFHAYMCYSDAISDLEARVRSSLQENSEARLRYVWMRRVKTGCEFIFHLTEGKPTGHVAWNVFSLIEALEKAPEESARFHLRRGDFARWLEVCVGERDLAARLTSVDDRDAKRSILEVLYARRKELFGF from the coding sequence ATAGTATTCGTTTTTGAGGTTCATCAACCTTACCGCGTTGCACGTAACATCCCCTGGAAGCTCACTGAGGCCGCAGTAGCCCGCGGGAGGCTCGACCTGGACGAACTTGAGGACATATACTTCGACCAAGGACTCAACCGGGAGGTTTTGGAGAGGGTTGCGAAGAGGTGCTACCTTCCAGCAAACTCTGTGATTCTTCAGCAGATAGACCACTTTAAGGACCACGGAAAGAAGTTCAAGGTTGCGTACAGTATCTCGGGGGTTCTCCTCGAGCAGGCCGAGAGGTGGTTCCCCGACTTGCTTGACAGCTTCAAGCAGCTAGCTGACACGGGTCTAGTCGAGTTCTTAGACCAGACGTACTTTCACAGCCTGAGCTTCCTCGTCTCCGAGGAGGAGTTCATAGACCAGCTGAAGATGCACAGCGAGAAGATTCGAGCCTACTTCGGCGTGACTCCAACCTCTGTTGAAAACACGGAGTTCATTTACAACAACTACATCGGGAGGGTTTTCGATAGGCTTGGCTACAAGGCTGTGCTAACGGAGGGCGTTGAGAGGGTACTAATGTGGAGAAGCCCTAACTATGTCTACAGGGCAAAGGGCGCAGGCATTCGCGTTCTCATGAGGAACTACAGGCTCTCAGACGACATAGGCTTCAGGTTCGCTAGCAGGTGGTGGAGCGAGTACCCGCTCACAGCTGACAAGTACTCAGCGTGGCTTGCCGCTACACCCGGCGACGTGATCGTCATCGCGATAGACTATGAGACCTTCGGGGAACACTTCCCGGCAGAGACAGGAATCTTCGAGTTTCTCCGCTGGCTGCCCGGCGAAGTCTTGAAGTGGGATCACCTCCAGTTTTCCACGCCCTCTGAGGTCGCTGAAAAGGTACCACCGCGCGACGAGATCGATGTCCCAGAGGGACAGACCATATCCTGGGCCGATCTTGAAAGAGACCTTAGCGCTTGGCTAGGCAACTTCATGCAGGACTACGCATTTGAGAGGCACTCAAACCTCTGGTTGCAGATCAAGGCGCTGAGAGGCGAGCGGTTGCTGAGGCTCTGGAGGCTCCTCTCCACAAGCGACCACTTCTACTACATGTCGACGAAGGGAGGGGGACCCGGGGACGTGCACTCGTACTTTAGCCCCTTCGAGACACCTTTCCATGCATACATGTGCTACTCCGACGCTATATCGGATCTAGAGGCGCGAGTTCGATCCAGCCTCCAGGAGAACAGCGAAGCGAGGCTCAGGTACGTCTGGATGAGGCGCGTTAAGACGGGCTGCGAGTTCATCTTCCACCTCACTGAGGGTAAGCCCACGGGCCACGTCGCGTGGAACGTTTTTTCACTAATCGAAGCTCTCGAGAAAGCACCTGAGGAGAGCGCGCGCTTCCACCTTCGAAGAGGCGATTTTGCAAGGTGGCTCGAAGTTTGCGTAGGTGAGCGGGACCTCGCTGCAAGGTTAACCAGCGTCGATGATCGGGATGCAAAAAGGTCTATCCTGGAGGTCTTGTATGCACGCAGAAAGGAGCTCTTCGGCTTTTGA
- a CDS encoding cytochrome c biogenesis CcdA family protein, which translates to MDVANLALIYLLGVETAFTPCFLPVLPVFINFVAGFGRERAFLTSVLFVTGSTASLMLYSLLAAYGSSFVRPFLQAGLAPLTVGVGLLLVSLGVVLLTPERRIFSMLPSVQPRFRKISMLNALVLGFTFTLVAAPCAATFLVAAFSLVWLGSMNSQSEAILTALVYAGGVNTPFLLLGLLTGKASEKLARSPVVRHNETISGFIMILLGALTVVSVENYDLYSQYVAQALAPYLALLSLLSGIFYARAALRLGAKINSLPPMLLGTGILLLGISDTAPLFGFLPHVEIAGAVLSLASRILIAAGGLMLAKPVLLSVLPLAPLTSTTLVLDSLMLFSWIAGPGRRDRDHLFAALFLMIHLIMDAVPVAVELPPVAILLLQPVSYLSLLVPAMKLSRVLTGLRLLEEV; encoded by the coding sequence ATGGACGTGGCGAATCTTGCTCTGATCTACTTGCTGGGCGTTGAAACCGCATTCACGCCGTGCTTTCTCCCAGTCCTGCCTGTTTTCATAAACTTCGTCGCTGGCTTCGGGAGAGAGCGAGCCTTCCTAACAAGCGTGCTCTTCGTTACGGGTTCGACTGCAAGCCTCATGCTCTACAGCTTGCTGGCCGCTTACGGGAGTAGCTTTGTGAGACCCTTCCTACAAGCGGGCTTAGCGCCACTTACAGTCGGCGTGGGTCTGCTCCTCGTAAGCTTGGGAGTCGTTTTACTTACCCCTGAGCGGAGAATCTTCTCGATGTTACCCTCTGTCCAACCACGCTTCAGGAAGATCTCCATGCTTAACGCGCTCGTGCTGGGTTTTACTTTCACGCTGGTGGCTGCCCCGTGCGCGGCGACATTCTTAGTGGCAGCTTTCTCGCTCGTCTGGCTCGGGTCCATGAACAGCCAAAGTGAGGCAATCCTCACCGCGCTGGTTTACGCGGGAGGCGTTAATACGCCGTTCCTGCTTCTAGGGCTCCTCACAGGGAAAGCGAGCGAGAAGCTTGCGCGAAGTCCCGTGGTGAGGCACAACGAAACCATATCCGGCTTCATCATGATCCTGCTTGGAGCGCTGACGGTCGTCAGCGTGGAGAATTACGACCTCTACTCGCAGTACGTAGCCCAGGCTCTGGCTCCCTACTTAGCGCTTCTTTCGCTGCTGTCTGGCATTTTCTATGCGAGAGCCGCACTGCGACTTGGTGCGAAGATTAACTCTCTGCCTCCAATGCTTCTCGGCACTGGTATACTGCTCCTGGGCATTTCGGACACAGCGCCCCTCTTCGGGTTCCTACCGCATGTTGAGATTGCGGGGGCGGTTCTGTCTCTCGCCTCCCGGATTCTTATCGCGGCAGGCGGTTTAATGCTAGCCAAACCCGTCCTCCTATCGGTTCTCCCCCTAGCGCCCCTAACGAGCACCACTCTCGTGCTGGATTCGCTGATGCTGTTCTCCTGGATTGCTGGACCTGGGCGCCGCGACAGGGATCACCTCTTTGCGGCTCTCTTTCTCATGATTCACCTGATTATGGATGCTGTGCCGGTGGCTGTGGAGCTCCCGCCGGTAGCCATACTCTTGCTGCAGCCGGTTTCCTACCTAAGCTTACTTGTGCCAGCTATGAAGCTCTCGCGCGTGTTAACGGGGTTACGCCTGCTTGAGGAGGTTTAG